From Microcystis aeruginosa NIES-2549, a single genomic window includes:
- the corA gene encoding magnesium/cobalt transporter CorA, with translation MTQLQPDIFVNNRPDTDGDEEEDYFDYFYDEPGSEPGTLIIEPDAKPSRIILIDYDEDNAIRKVDITPNACAPYIGTNTVSWMDIQGLGSETVLKQVGEIFNLHPLLLEDVVNVPQRPKLEDYNNQLLVISQMVRLKEDESGFDTEQVSFVLGKRYLLSFQEEELQDCFEIVRDRIRTSQGRVRKSGADYLTYLLLDTIIDGYFPVVEHYEDRIEALEDAIISNPDRDTMQEIYDVRRELLALRRLIWPMRNVLHLLMRDHHGIVSDEVQIYFRDSYDHVIQILEIIEAYRELAASLMDVYMSTMGNKLNEIMKFLTVISTIFIPLTFIVGVYGMNFENMPELKGEWSYFMVWLVMLAVAGGLIFYFWRKGWFKPIYSLKEEAKS, from the coding sequence ATGACCCAACTACAACCTGATATATTCGTTAACAACCGTCCCGATACCGATGGAGACGAGGAAGAAGACTACTTCGATTATTTTTATGATGAACCGGGTAGTGAACCGGGGACATTAATTATCGAACCGGATGCCAAACCCTCGCGGATTATTTTAATCGACTACGATGAAGATAACGCCATTCGTAAGGTGGATATTACCCCCAATGCTTGCGCCCCCTATATTGGCACAAATACCGTGTCTTGGATGGATATTCAAGGGTTAGGGAGTGAGACGGTTTTAAAACAGGTGGGAGAAATTTTTAATCTGCATCCTTTGTTATTAGAAGATGTGGTTAATGTGCCGCAGCGACCCAAGTTAGAAGATTATAACAATCAATTGTTAGTGATTTCTCAGATGGTGCGACTGAAGGAAGATGAAAGCGGTTTTGATACGGAACAGGTGAGTTTTGTCTTGGGAAAACGCTATCTTTTAAGTTTTCAAGAGGAGGAATTACAGGACTGTTTTGAGATAGTCAGAGATCGAATTCGCACTTCCCAGGGACGAGTACGGAAATCGGGGGCGGATTATTTAACCTATTTATTATTAGATACGATTATCGATGGTTATTTTCCCGTGGTAGAACACTACGAAGATCGGATTGAAGCGTTGGAAGATGCGATTATTAGTAATCCCGATCGAGATACAATGCAAGAAATCTATGATGTCCGTCGGGAATTATTGGCACTGCGTCGCTTAATTTGGCCGATGCGAAATGTCCTACATTTACTGATGCGTGACCATCATGGTATAGTCAGCGATGAGGTACAAATTTATTTTCGGGATTCCTACGACCACGTCATTCAAATTCTGGAAATTATCGAAGCTTATCGAGAATTAGCGGCGAGTTTGATGGATGTTTATATGTCCACTATGGGCAATAAATTAAACGAAATTATGAAGTTTTTAACCGTAATTTCGACGATTTTTATTCCCTTAACTTTTATCGTTGGTGTCTATGGCATGAACTTCGAGAATATGCCAGAATTAAAAGGAGAATGGAGTTACTTCATGGTCTGGTTAGTCATGTTAGCCGTAGCGGGAGGCTTGATTTTCTACTTCTGGCGCAAAGGTTGGTTTAAACCAATTTATTCCCTGAAAGAGGAAGCAAAAAGTTAG
- the pdxA gene encoding 4-hydroxythreonine-4-phosphate dehydrogenase PdxA codes for MESASFIPRLVIPVGDPAGIGPEVVLKAIADSPISCSCQITLIGTRTLLEKAYHDPYLLDRFSLIDLPYHQEKIVFGRGDAHSGEISFFYLQEAIKRTLKGEFDGIVTGPIAKSCWQLAGYDFPGQTEVLATMAGINRYGMLFVAKSPHTGYNLRTLLATTHIPLREVPDTLNPDLMTRKLDLLIESLKLDFGIDRPKIAISGLNPHSGEAGKLGREEKDWLQPWLQSMGQKYPQTQLIGLVPPDTLWVEPGRAWFRGAGQPADAYLALYHDQGLIPVKLMAFDCAVNTTIGLPFVRTSPDHGTAFDIAGLGIARPQSMQAAIQLAIELCQQRDNRRTKLEI; via the coding sequence ATGGAATCCGCCTCTTTTATTCCCCGTCTAGTTATCCCCGTCGGTGATCCCGCCGGGATCGGCCCTGAAGTGGTGTTGAAAGCGATCGCCGATTCCCCAATCTCGTGCAGTTGTCAGATTACTCTAATCGGCACAAGAACGCTTCTCGAAAAAGCCTATCACGATCCCTATCTCCTCGATCGCTTTTCTCTGATCGATTTGCCCTACCATCAAGAAAAAATCGTTTTCGGGCGTGGGGATGCCCATAGTGGTGAAATTAGCTTTTTTTACCTGCAAGAAGCCATAAAACGCACCCTCAAGGGCGAATTTGACGGTATTGTCACCGGTCCGATTGCTAAATCCTGTTGGCAGTTGGCCGGTTATGATTTCCCTGGTCAAACGGAGGTTTTAGCTACCATGGCAGGAATTAACCGTTATGGGATGCTATTCGTCGCTAAATCCCCTCACACTGGCTATAACTTACGCACTCTCCTCGCCACTACCCATATCCCCCTGCGAGAAGTTCCCGATACTCTTAACCCCGATCTGATGACCCGAAAACTAGACCTATTGATCGAGTCTTTAAAGCTAGATTTCGGCATCGATCGCCCAAAAATCGCCATATCTGGCCTTAATCCCCACAGTGGCGAAGCGGGAAAACTGGGAAGGGAAGAAAAGGACTGGTTACAGCCTTGGCTGCAGTCAATGGGACAAAAATACCCACAAACCCAATTAATCGGCCTTGTCCCCCCCGATACGCTTTGGGTGGAACCGGGACGCGCTTGGTTTAGGGGTGCAGGGCAACCCGCCGACGCATATCTGGCATTATACCACGATCAGGGCCTAATTCCCGTCAAATTAATGGCTTTTGACTGTGCTGTTAATACTACCATCGGTTTACCTTTTGTTCGCACCTCTCCAGACCACGGGACGGCTTTTGATATCGCCGGTCTTGGCATCGCTAGACCCCAGAGTATGCAAGCGGCGATCCAATTAGCGATCGAATTATGTCAGCAGCGGGACAACCGGAGAACTAAACTAGAGATATAG
- a CDS encoding NAD-dependent succinate-semialdehyde dehydrogenase has protein sequence MGIASVNPATGEILKTFTPLTSEELAAKLALAETTFQQYRQIPISQRGQWLRQAADILERDQVLLAKTMTLEMGKPIKSAIAEVLKCALVCRFYADNAGGYLEDVLITTDASRSFVRYQPLGVILAVMPWNFPLWQVFRFAAPALMAGNVGLLKHASNVPQSALAVERILLEAGFPEGTFQTLLIGADRVSDLINDERVKAATLTGSEPAGMSLAAAAGKQIKKVVLELGGSDPFIVLDSADIEAAAATAVTARLLNNGQTCIAAKRFIVMETVADQFEQLLVAKFQALKVGDPLDETVDIGPLATASIVSEIAAQVEKTVAMGGKVLVGGQRLEGKGNFYLPTILTDIPAGSPGEKEEFFGPVALLFRVKNIEEAIALANDSPFGLGSSAWTNNPAEIERLITEIEAGCVFINGMVKSDPRLPFGGIKRSGFGRELSVEGIREFVNVKTVWIK, from the coding sequence ATGGGTATCGCTTCAGTTAACCCTGCCACTGGAGAAATTCTCAAGACTTTTACCCCTCTAACCTCGGAGGAATTGGCGGCGAAATTGGCCCTAGCTGAGACAACTTTTCAGCAGTATCGCCAGATCCCCATCAGTCAACGAGGACAGTGGTTACGGCAAGCAGCGGATATTTTGGAACGGGATCAAGTGCTATTGGCTAAAACCATGACTCTAGAAATGGGGAAACCGATCAAATCAGCGATCGCAGAAGTCCTCAAATGTGCCTTGGTTTGTCGTTTTTATGCCGATAATGCCGGCGGTTATCTGGAAGATGTGTTGATTACCACCGATGCTAGTCGCAGTTTCGTCCGTTATCAACCGTTAGGGGTAATTTTAGCGGTTATGCCTTGGAATTTCCCCTTATGGCAAGTATTTCGCTTTGCTGCCCCCGCTTTAATGGCGGGAAATGTCGGCCTACTCAAACACGCTTCTAATGTTCCCCAATCAGCTTTAGCGGTGGAAAGAATTTTATTAGAAGCTGGTTTTCCCGAAGGCACTTTTCAAACTCTTTTGATCGGGGCCGATCGCGTTAGTGATTTAATTAACGATGAACGGGTAAAAGCTGCCACTTTAACCGGTAGTGAACCGGCGGGGATGAGTTTAGCAGCCGCCGCGGGAAAACAGATCAAAAAAGTGGTTTTGGAGTTGGGAGGTAGTGATCCTTTTATCGTTTTAGATAGTGCCGATATCGAGGCGGCAGCGGCTACGGCAGTGACGGCAAGATTGTTAAATAATGGTCAGACTTGTATCGCCGCTAAACGGTTTATTGTTATGGAAACTGTCGCCGATCAATTTGAACAGTTATTGGTGGCTAAATTCCAAGCTTTAAAAGTTGGTGATCCCCTCGATGAAACTGTTGATATCGGTCCTTTGGCCACGGCATCGATCGTCTCGGAAATTGCCGCCCAAGTTGAAAAAACCGTCGCTATGGGTGGTAAAGTCCTTGTGGGGGGTCAACGTTTAGAGGGAAAAGGTAACTTCTATCTACCAACGATTTTAACCGATATTCCCGCCGGTTCTCCGGGGGAAAAAGAGGAATTTTTTGGACCTGTGGCTTTACTATTTCGAGTCAAAAATATCGAAGAAGCGATCGCTTTAGCTAATGATAGTCCCTTTGGTTTGGGTTCTAGTGCTTGGACGAATAACCCCGCAGAAATTGAGCGTTTAATTACCGAAATTGAGGCCGGTTGTGTGTTTATTAACGGTATGGTTAAATCCGATCCTCGTTTACCCTTTGGGGGGATTAAACGTTCCGGTTTTGGTCGCGAATTAAGTGTGGAAGGTATTCGCGAATTTGTCAACGTTAAAACTGTTTGGATTAAGTAA